Genomic segment of Drosophila simulans strain w501 chromosome 2R, Prin_Dsim_3.1, whole genome shotgun sequence:
gcgGGCGCCGAGGAGGCGGGGCCCACTAATCGGGTGGTGCGGTACATGGGACGGTTGGAGAGGCTAATAGGGATAAGTGTCGAGTAAAATTAGATGAAATGTCGTTTAACAATAGTAAAAGCTTACTGCATTCGAGGAGGGGAATAAATGAAAACGTACTAAGTATCGAAATAAAGTAGTTCCTAGAAGCATCTTTGAATAGTATCTACTCTAAATGTTTAACTATGCTAATGCTATAGGTTCTCAGAATGTATTTCATAAAAGAAAGCAGTAGTTTTAAAGTAAGGTATCGAATTTGTAGGTAACATGTTTTCAATGAATATAGAATTCTCCCAGAATAGTTCCTTGCAAATGGAATCCCACTTACTTGTAGCCATATTTTGGGGACTCGGTTTCGGGGCGTCGCCGGTTGGACATCATCGTGTTGACCCGATCTCCGCGGGCGGCAGCCATCATGTAGGTCCACATAGCTGGCTTGGAGCGACGTCTGGACTTGGGATGGATGGGAATGCAGCTACGCAAGGCACGAGCCCATCACTACCATCATCACGACGAGCAGCGGACGCGGAGGAAGTGGTGGATTCTGCAAGGAGgacagaggaggaggagttcaACTTTTGCACTCATATCCGGCCGAGAATTTAAGTTGTTTTTGTGGCCCCAGTGCCTAAACGCCCACTTGGCGGCAATTGTGgtctggccacgcccactccagcTGGAAAAATGCCCAAGGCAGCACCTCCGGGGACCGGAGCAGTCATAAATGTTTCTTTCTGCACGGCCATAAAACACTTGGAGAGACGTTAACATAAATGCCAGCCGCTTAGTGGccaagaggaggaggaggaggagaaggaggaggagcagcagtcgGAGTCGGATTCTGGGCTTCGGGGGCTGTGCCTCTGGGATGTCTGCCGTGCTGCAGTAATtaagcaattaaatgcaaaattgttGGCTTACGAAACACACAGCCTGTGGTTCCCAATTTCAACATTGCCCCTCGAGATAGGCAACAGAAATTTTTCAATGGACGCCTCCTGCTCGTAGCTTATGTGGAAAAGTTGCAGAGCAAGGATTTGGTAAGCGGCAAGGATATAGGATTGCGTGGCAAAGCTGGTTGATGCATAAAACTTTATCCGCAGGTAATCAGAGAGGAGCCCTAAATGCTGATGGGCAATGCTTAAGGAACTACTTGTTTAACACATTTTAAATACTCAAGGGACTCGTGTGCTGCtggctgttttttttgttctggAAAACTTTCGACCCTTTGGGAAACCCATTCAATATGGGCAACTTTTTGAATTAGTTGCGTAAAGTATGAATTTGAAACAGTACTTAGGTATGTACTCAGTTCACATGCAAGTTGGGAATAAATTGGGGAAACCCTGGCTTAATTATGTTCATGACGTTTAAATAAACAGCTTTTTGAAACTACATAAATttactaaaattaaaacaaatttaacatgtgtaaagtaaaaagtaaattgaaatattgctcatttttatacataaaatatgttttcaaaTCAACTCTCCAAACATTAAAAGATGCATTTAAAGTCCCCAGTAACTACTTTTCTAGGAAAAACTTAAATCTGTTTCGTAGAAAATCGAATCCAAATACGAATCAAGCTGAATGTCTTAGCACCAAACTCGTGGCACTTCAACTAGTGTTAATTGAGAAGCTGCAAGGATTCAaaggacagcagcagcagctgtccAAGTAAAGAAAGTTCTCACTCGGCAAAcgaaggcaaataaataagaataaaaggAATTCCGTTTAAAGGCGAGCTAATGATGCGCAAATGATAAATACTAGCGAGATTTTCAACATTTGCGGATAAACTGCAGCTGTGAGTCACGAAAAGATGAAAAAAATCGAATGAGGGTTTTTCGCACTGaatatggaaatggaaattcaaacgcgactgcgactgcaaatgaaaatgcaaatgcaaatgcaatggcTGATAATCAAAACGAGCGCAAAAACGTAGCGGCAATgcgaacattttttttatgtaatttccAGTCGAGTGGCTGCCACAAAGAAGGTATGTATCCACATGGACATAGACAAGCTGCACTTGATCCTTTGTCCTTTTCCTTTGTCTGGCATTACGGAGCGCTTACTGTCGCGTGATTTTATGTCATAGATTATCTGCGAGCTGCACGCTCCTCCAGCCAAGCATTCAATTTTAAGTgcaattttggtttttggccagcacaaGTGGCATCCTTCGATGAGTCAGAGGGGTAGGAGTGTCCCAGTGTCTTTGACCGCCAGTTTGGTGGTCCATTGTCTCGAATTTGACTCTAGCCAAAAGGGATTCAAATAGCACAAGTACTTTGTACCGTGGCAGCTAGCTACCCAACCGGGCTGCATCGATTTTTAGCCATGAAATCAAAGTAAATCCATTTATCAACTTCAGctgcaaacaatttttcgTGCAGATAAGAATTGACTTTGATAAAATGTGGCTGGAAAGCCACTTTAGATGTTTGCATCTTCCTTTCGCTCCTCTGCCAGCGAATCGAATGTGGCAGGATGAAGGGGGCATCTCGTCCTGCAGCAAAATATCTCGGCAATTAACCCATGAACCTCAAAGTCAAACGCAACCGCATTGGCAGCAACTTCAAAATTAGGCAAACTTTTCGTCCTGCCCCTGGCATAATTTTCCCCGATCTCCGACTCCTCCAAGGGATAAATTGCTAACGAGCCATAAATTTCGCCTACTGTGTGTGCacacggaaaaaaaaaaacgcataaaagTATTTTACAACCAAATTAATTGTTATCAAAACAGATTGAGCGCGAAGTTTAATCACAAAAAAGGTCATTAAGTTTATAAAGtactaaataaaaatcataagtatgttttatttacttttggcATTAATTCATTTAAGAGCAATCAATATAGAATTAAGGTTTTTTCTATTAAATACATAAGACATAAATGCGTTTTTTGGAATTTTGAGTACTTTGAAGGCTCTacccattttccacatttccaaTCCAAATTTCCAACCAATTTGTACCATTTCTCCCTCTGCATCGATGTGTCTTATTCGAAATGATTTAGTGGCACCATGGGGGCGAGTAAAGCGAAACTGGGAGAACGTGTGAAGTTTACGCCCCATGGAATCGTGGGCACTCGCCCCCGGCTCCCCTGGCGCAGGATTATGATATTGTCCGAGTGGCTGGAGACGAGGATGCAAGGGACCAAGAGCCCTAAATAAGTAAACACATGTCcatattgaaaacaaatttcgcTGCGTCCCTCTTCTGTCCATTTCCGCCTGTCAGCTGGGGGGATCAATTAGAAAAGGAGCTTCCCACagagcacaaaaaaaaaaaaaaaacagaataaaaatgtttattcaaTATGTATAGCGAAGCGGTGCTCCCACTCCGAACACTTAGTGCTGTATTATATATTGTACACCCCCTGTTTGCCATTCGCCAGCTAGCTGAGTTTAATCCTCTCAGAcgcatcacgtatacgccatgtggctGCGGCAAGGGGAGCATTTCAAGTTCAATCAAAACGATGGGGCAATCCGAAAGGAGGAGCACAGAACGGAACGGAACagtatagaaaataaaaaaccaagtTGAAAGAAATGTTCTAAAACAGGATGTagacgcacgcacacagatacagatacatacaCTCAATGTACGCGATGCacaaaatatgctaatgtCAATTATTTTGTGCGTAATTTGCTTTTCATGCTTCGACGGGAAATGTGTAACTGGCGCCTCATTATGAATATTCATTTCCCGCATACAAGTGCTCCTCCCATCCTGCAGAGGCACCTCCACATCCACAGGATCAACCAAATCCGCAAGCAAAGCCCCTTTGTTCGCTAATCATTCCCGCAACCATCGACTTATCTAATCTGTTTTGGTGGTTTTGCTGCCATGATGATAAGTGTTCCAAGTGGGGGGTGAGCAGAGGGGGCTATGGAGTGGCTGGCGGGGCGGGGGGCACAGGTGGACCTGGCACCATCCCGAAAAGGTGAGGTGACTTCAATTAACATTCGTGCACGTAAAGGCAATAACGCAAATGGATTCGGgctttgtttaataaaatgtgaTATTTATGGAGTTTACTGCTCCTCTCGAAGCACCTCCCTCCCCACCAATAGCTGCTCCTCCCCCGTGGATGCCAATTAATATGGCACCAAGTTCGTTATTAATTCGCCGCTCTGTGTGTGTCCTATGGCTGTAGTTAACAATTAGGCAGACCGATATCAGTATCGGAATGGGCATGgaaatcacgcatacgccgtgtggtgATGTGATGTGGCTTGGATTGGAGTTCGGTAATTGTGATTACAGCCTGTTGCCCGTCGGCTGTACCTTTTCTATCCTGGCTGGTATGGGTGTTCTCCGCTCTGCCGCGAGTGGATCCTGCTAATCCTGGACCCTGTCAGCTGGGGAGTTGATGCGTAATCCTATTAGCAAACGCTTGGCGTCGCCTTTTGAGTCGAGTCTCCTTACTTTTTGCACACTTGTGTTGGCATTGGATTATTTAAGAATGCGTGCAGTAAtttcaacatgaaatttgaatattttttacgCCTCGCGACTTCACAAAACACCGCACGGCAGAGGAGGAACAACGCACAGAAAACTTGGGGGAGGACTCGAAATGACAGGCATTtacatttgttgctgcctgctgcgatatcctttttttatacgattattattatttttactttttttactttgcactttttttattgaattaaaattcaaatcaaatgtGACGGCTGTCCCTTTTCGGTTCGGTGTGCCACGATTTGAATGGTGCCGTAGCCGCGCACGGGATCTCGAGAGGATTTCGTGTTCTATCCTATGTGCTTGGGGATCTCGACGGAGGAGTCCGCGCCGTGTACGTTCGCTAGCCCGGTTGGCGGCGCAATGAGAGCTCCGGAAactgaaaacagaaacagaagcacaACCAGAACGAGAAAACGAGTACGAGAACCAGAGGCGACcactgaaactgaagctgCTGGCAGCCGAGTCCGCGTCCGTCTGCTTTTCATTCATGAGTGTGCTGCCTTCGGGTCGGATGAGCTTTTCCCGCATAAAAGCTCAACGCTCCATGCTCCACGCGCCACGGAAGCTGGCCAACCTGTTGAATATGTCCTGGGTGGCCAGCAGGACGCCAACTGGCCGGCATCCTGGCCAGAGTTTCGCAGAGACGACTGTTGCCAGGCCCGTGGGGCCCGtgaaacataaattaattaaatcaatgcTCCGATGCTCGTTTCGGTTGATCATGTGACACATTGACAAATTGAGGGTCGTGGGTGATGCGGGAATGGGCTCTTCTGGGGTCAGGGTCATTGATTCCTAGTGCCGTTTTGGGTTTCGGCCCCGGAGCTAGCTTAGTTCATTTGCTGAAGTTGATTAATGCATGCAGTGCTCGCTTTTTGTTCTGCCGTGATTTAAACTTGTCTGCCACACATGTTGTCCTCCAAGCAGAAGGATGCAGCCATGTGGATGGGGCACTTTCTTTGTTGACACTATATGTAGGTGCACTGACATCTGACCAAATCGAACACAACTAATTCGGCACGATTATTCACATGCCACAGAAATTAGATTAAACTTGGCCAGAACATTATTTGGTTGAGCTTGCCCCATTGGCTTGCTCCCCTCACTTTCTTGGATGAAATGGGGGGATAAAGTTTTTGCTCGAACATCTGTGGATTCACAGTTTATTGCATTTGGTGTTATTACACTCAGCGAATTCTTGGGTGGGCAGGTTAGAGATAtctaaaatgtttaatatcaAGTAATGCTTTGAAAACTGGATGATTTAACTTGGATGTTctccaatttaaaaattgtataggAGCTCATTTTAAGTATTAACACtcttaaatatgaaaaatattgggAAATAATCTTAGAACTTttagaaaagtttttattgaaatacgAACTTTATAACAGATcgaagttttaattttaataagtaCAAGAAAGTTAAGCTATAACAAATTCCTTCAATATTTCCAACTACTCTTTCCAATAGTTCTATTATAAAACTGAAATTTCGAAAGTTTTTCCAAGTGTACGCTGAAGAGTCTGCAAGGAGCAAATAGTAAGGAAAGTTCATTGTTTGAGCCCAAAGTTCAATAGTTCGAGTCGCAAGTTCACTCACCAAACAAGATGGCAGAGGCCAACAAGTGGCATCGGGATTTCCAAGATGACAGGATGTTGGGATGTCGGGCTGCTGGGAATCGAAATCCGGCGACACTGACAGCtgcatatacattttaatcCCTCGATTTCGCCGAAAAAGTACTCCATGTTCGATGGAACTACATATTTAGGTGCCTGGGGTCGCTACAATGACTCTCGCATTCACAATTTCCAGTAATTTGTTATTCAAACACATTGCGAATCGATTATCCGCTTGGCATGCTCCCTCCAATCGAGCAAATATGCTGATTGACTTTTGTCAAGGCTCATGTGCGTGGCCCCTTTGTCGCATCCCCAATCAATCCCCATTCgatcccatttccattcccatgcAGCCTTTGTGTGCTGCAGGGGCGCAAATgccaaagcaaatacaaatgaGGAAACGCGGGATACGGGGACATGGGCTTTCATTTTTATCCAGAGTCGGGGAATCCCAACCTACGAACCACCCAACCCACCAGCACCCACTTTACACATATTTATACTGGCTATATAGTAGATGGGCGGAATGCCTGACTGGCTCTATATGGGTCTGTTTCCAGTTCGATAAGGCCGATTTGGTCGTGGAATGAGCAGGCATTGGCAGCCGGGAGCAGAGTTCTCATAAACTTAGTTGTGAAATGTCTGTCAAGGACTGCGGTTTAACCTTTGCCGAAGGTCTAGCGCTTTAAGTATTTGTCATACGGTGCAAATTCATCTTGGCCAAATGGACGAAGGCTGAGTGGACGAATGGAGACAGGAAGTGGGCCGCAATTCCAACGCTTTTTTCATGCTCATGCTGATGCTACCCGTCTCAATGTCACTTGTTGAATGGAATTGATTGCCAcgcaataaaatgtaattgcaTTGGCTCAGCTTGAATTCAATGTTAAGGTGCAAGGACATTAATTAACCgcaagcagcagctgcagtccCCTGGACCATGGGGATCCTGAAGTGGCTCTGATTGCTCGGCATGCCACTAAGCGGGCCGCATATTAATTAGAGCAccaaatggaatggaatataGTGTGCTGGCGGCAGCAacgcaaatatgcaaatttctctAGGTGCCAGTGGGAGTACCATGTGCATGCGCTATATGGAAATAAACTGCTGACCCAGCGCACTGACAGGAATTCCATAAATACTCGAATATGTTGGAACGTGAAATATATGAGAGTCAAAAGAGAGCTAAAGGTCGAACTTGAGCTTGACAAATGTGCGCACTTGAATCGAGCTCGAAGGAAATCCTTGGCTAACCTTAGATTGCTTGATTGGATTCCCGGATAATTGCACGGCTATTTGGAGcgttataatttattgaacgAATTCGCTAAGAGTGTTTCGTGTTTAGTAATCAATAGTTAAAACGGGCTAGGACTGGGTCCTGCCCCTAATTGACCtgagctgcagttgcagctgctcgCAGCGCTGGCACTCGCGGGTTAGCTGCTTGACAGCCAGAGCATACTGGCGCTGCAGTTCCAGCAGCGACTGCAGCTCCTCGTTCAGCTCGTCGCGTCGCATCCGCTCCTCGTTGTACTTGTGACGCACCTTGTCCTGGGCACTCTTTACGCCGTCCACGATGGACTCGAACTGCCGGATAAAGTCCTCGCGACCGTGCGGACTCATCATGCCCTCGTTGTACGCTTCGCAGATGGAGTTCAGGAGGGCCAGTTCCTTTTCCATGTAGCGCTTTTTGTCGTTGAGTGTGTTGTACAGGGTGTAATATTGCTTGGTCTCCAGATGCTTGCCGCTCATCTCGTTGTGCAGTTCGTGGAAGCGTCGCTGGTATTGGGCCAGCTCTGTGCGATCAGGAATGGCATCAAGTTTTCGTTCAATGGCCAAAATTCCGCGatttcttttggccaattgcAGGCGCAACTCCTTCAGACGTTGCTCCTCACCGGCCAATGCCGCAGCTTGTGCTTCCGCGTCTTGGGCACTAAATGCTTCCAGGTCGCTTTGAAAAACAAGAGAATAATAATTAGTTATATATAATTAGTTGTTACGTAAATATTGCTAACTTACTCGATTTGCAGCTGTAGGTTGGCCAAATCGGTGCGACAGGATTCCTTGAATTCCGCCTCGCTTTTTTTCAGCTCTTCATGTTGTTGGAGCaaactttgtattttttcgaggagccttaaaataaaaatttaattaaaagactGTACTATATCTTGTTGTAATCAACTCACTTTGGATCGGCTTTATCCTGTGTATCTTTGTGTGCTTTGAGCTCAGTATTTAAGGTATTCAATTGGTCCTCCACTTCCTTGGTCTTTTGTTTCTGCTCATTTTCTGCATCTTGCAGCTGTTCGTTTTCTTTGCAGTAACGTCTAATCTTATGTTCcagagcaattttggccgcCTCGAGAcgtttttgttggttttgtgaTTTCAACTCTTGGGCATCCGTCTCCATTTCCAGCTTGAACTCAGCATAGTGCTGTTGAAGCTCTTGCCGTGCTGTAGGATCGAGATCAATGCGCTTTTGAGTGCCCGTTGGGTCATCTTTGATGAGGGATAAGCTGCGAAGATACTCCTCCAGATCGAGCTGGAAAATTAAGAATgcttttacatatatatatgtatattgcgCACCTTAAACTAAGACCCACCTCATCTTTTTCTCCAGGACCCCGTTCCGCCTTTTTTTCAGCGCTGCGTTTAAAGGTCGGACCTGGATCTCCGTATTCCAAGAGAGTAAGACGCACCTTGGacacatcatcatcaccagGAGCTTCTTGGCGTTCGTACAGCCTCCTAGGGCCGTACAGATCCTGTATAGCCTTAATGTTTGTGGAGGCCAGGCGTATTTTAGTGAGATTGTCCTTGTCGCTTTTGTACTGATAGTGATTATGGAACTGGCCGATGGCAAATCTCTTCAAGCGCTGCCCACGCTCCGCTCGGTTTTCCACCTAAATAAGGAGTTTCCATTATATCGTACGAAGTGTACATTATTCCGACTACTCACAGAGGTCTTAACTAGCCACTGGATGACGGGATGTATGGCCAGGAATTCCAGACCCTGCACTTGATGGGGTTCCAGGCTGTGTGGGCACTTCATGTCAATCAGAACGGCTACGATCTTCTCCACCAAGGCACTGTAGATATGGGgacatataaatattgataTGCTTAATTAAGCTAACAATGAAATACATTACATCTTCTGCCCAATGGAGAGGCTCTCATGGAACAGGAGGTCCACGTCCACATCGTAGTCGCAGCACTCGATGCACCAGGTCATACCGCCCACAACCTTATCGAATGCGGATAAGCCCTTGATGCGGGCACGATAATATCCGGCTGCCACTAGAATGTCGAAGGTGTCCTGCTCCTTTGCCGTGGCATCCGAGTCCTCGCGACGCTCCACCTGCAATGGAAATCAAATTGAGCTGGGGATTCCCGGCAGGATGTGATGCACTCACCTGAACTTCACGCCCATCCTCGTCGTAGCGGGTGCCCAACTTGACATTTGGCAGGATCTTTGAGAATACATCGCGGTTAGCCATGAACAATCACAATTACATGCTATTAAAGGCCCGGAAGCTATTGCTTATCTTACAAAGTcgggaaaacacaaaaattggCAAGCGACACAAAAATTGTCAACAACATTGGCTAAATTGTGTGATTTTTGGGCAATTACCTTGCGTTCACACCAATCGCTCCATTTGAATTGCACCCGCATACGGTCACACTGCTGCCGGTCACCGCATTTTTTGGACTTTTTGAAGAGGTGGTATTTGCATTGAAAGATGAATTACTACGTCTGTCTGCACCAGGAGGGTGTTAGTAGTATACCCAAGTTTATCGAAAAGGCCTTCGCAAACAACTATAAGGCAGTGTCCACCTCTATTAACGCCAATATGTTGCCCTTCGAAGCACACGAATCGGATCCCACATATCCGGCCACAATTTTGAGCGCCAGCGACTGGAATTCCAAGGTTTTATTTACCTTGTCCGACGTGAATGTGGACTCGCCGAATGCCAAACTGCGCGAACACGCAAAGGAGGTACTTATGCGGGAAGTGACCTGGGCGGAGCACCTGCAGAATATGGGCAACGTGATGGTACGACTGCGCGGTCCGGAAAACGAGAATCTAGCCTCCATCgtgctggccaaaacaaagggTAAGCATCTAAATTAAGAAGTGGATTCTCAAATTTGTTATTAGATGATTTTCCTTTAGGGCGATGGTTAATCCAAGTGCCCATCACCAATCCAGAGCTGGCCACATTCGAGCACCGAAAGGATGCCACCGCCGAGGAGGTGTCTGAAGCGGAATCCAATGACCCGTGGAACTGGTGGAATAACCTGTGCATGGTCACCAAACACAGCACCAAATTGAAAGTTGTGGTAGAGCTAAACGATGCGGATCGACCCTGCAAGGAAACAGTGCGTCGCTGGTTGGGCGAACCCATCGAGGCAATCATCATTCCATCGTCCCTGTTCGTCAGGAACCGCTCCAACTACTGTGTGCTGAAGAAGGAGTGGCAGATCATCGTCGGGCACTTCATCTCGGTGCGAGCCAACATCATCATCTCCACGAACCCCAACGATAAGGCTTTGTGCCAGTACGCGGATTACGTTAATAAGCTAATTAATGAGAATGGCGACAAGCACGCGCTAAAAAGGTTGGTACAATGCATTAGATTCGTGAATTATCCAATATAAATTGTTCCATTAGCTATGAAAACATGCTGGAAGTTCCACTGCAGCCTCTTTGCGAAAATCTGGACTCGTATACCTATGAGGTATTCGAAAACGATCCTGTTAAGTACAGACTCTACCAGGATGCCGTACAGGCGGCCTTGTTGGATCGAGTGAGCGCTGCGGAGGCTAAAACGAAACTGGTAAGGTGCTCTTCTCCACctataagatatatattaacatttttatgttcAAACCTACAGACAGTTGTAATGCTACTGGGTGGAGGACGAGGTCCTTTAGCGAGGGCTATATTCAATGCTGCCGAGTTGTCGAAGCGCAAAGTTCGCCTATACATCATCGAAAAGAATCCCAATGCCATTCGTACCCTCTCCAATATGGTTAAGATGCTTTGGGCCGATAAGGGTAAGAATGACAAAAATAACTTCCATGAACCAGTCCTAATCCGCAACATATTCTTCAGATGTTCACATTTTTTCGAAGGACATGCGGGACTTTTCCCCTCCAGAGCTGGCAGACATCATGGTTTCGGAGTTACTTGGTTCCTTTGGCGATAATGAACTTTCGCCCGAGTGCCTTGATGGTGCACTGAAACTGCTCAAACCGGATGGAATCAGCATACCCTACAAATCCACCTCCTACATTAATCCACTGATGTCAAGAGTGCTGTACCAAAATGTCTGCCAAGCGTTACCAACCGAGTCTGCCTTCGACTACGGCTATGTGTCGCTGCTAAAGAATATTTACCATATTGATGAGCCGCAGGCTCTGTTTGTTTTCGAACATCCTAATCGAGCggaaaatattgacaatacccGCTGCAAGGCGCTTTCATTTCAA
This window contains:
- the LOC6734739 gene encoding coiled-coil domain-containing protein 93, translated to MANRDVFSKILPNVKLGTRYDEDGREVQVERREDSDATAKEQDTFDILVAAGYYRARIKGLSAFDKVVGGMTWCIECCDYDVDVDLLFHESLSIGQKIALVEKIVAVLIDMKCPHSLEPHQVQGLEFLAIHPVIQWLVKTSVENRAERGQRLKRFAIGQFHNHYQYKSDKDNLTKIRLASTNIKAIQDLYGPRRLYERQEAPGDDDVSKVRLTLLEYGDPGPTFKRSAEKKAERGPGEKDELDLEEYLRSLSLIKDDPTGTQKRIDLDPTARQELQQHYAEFKLEMETDAQELKSQNQQKRLEAAKIALEHKIRRYCKENEQLQDAENEQKQKTKEVEDQLNTLNTELKAHKDTQDKADPKLLEKIQSLLQQHEELKKSEAEFKESCRTDLANLQLQIDDLEAFSAQDAEAQAAALAGEEQRLKELRLQLAKRNRGILAIERKLDAIPDRTELAQYQRRFHELHNEMSGKHLETKQYYTLYNTLNDKKRYMEKELALLNSICEAYNEGMMSPHGREDFIRQFESIVDGVKSAQDKVRHKYNEERMRRDELNEELQSLLELQRQYALAVKQLTRECQRCEQLQLQLRSIRGRTQS
- the LOC6734740 gene encoding protein arginine N-methyltransferase 5 isoform X1; this translates as MNYYVCLHQEGVSSIPKFIEKAFANNYKAVSTSINANMLPFEAHESDPTYPATILSASDWNSKVLFTLSDVNVDSPNAKLREHAKEVLMREVTWAEHLQNMGNVMVRLRGPENENLASIVLAKTKDDFPLGRWLIQVPITNPELATFEHRKDATAEEVSEAESNDPWNWWNNLCMVTKHSTKLKVVVELNDADRPCKETVRRWLGEPIEAIIIPSSLFVRNRSNYCVLKKEWQIIVGHFISVRANIIISTNPNDKALCQYADYVNKLINENGDKHALKSYENMLEVPLQPLCENLDSYTYEVFENDPVKYRLYQDAVQAALLDRVSAAEAKTKLTVVMLLGGGRGPLARAIFNAAELSKRKVRLYIIEKNPNAIRTLSNMVKMLWADKDVHIFSKDMRDFSPPELADIMVSELLGSFGDNELSPECLDGALKLLKPDGISIPYKSTSYINPLMSRVLYQNVCQALPTESAFDYGYVSLLKNIYHIDEPQALFVFEHPNRAENIDNTRCKALSFQVKKDCVLHGIGGYFDTHLYKDICLSINPLTHTPGMFSWFPMFFPTRPRTLKEGQTISIKFWRCVDATKVWYEWQVVNSPDDWEHHNTGGTGYNMRL
- the LOC6734740 gene encoding protein arginine N-methyltransferase 5 isoform X2 produces the protein MNYYVCLHQEGVSSIPKFIEKAFANNYKAVSTSINANMLPFEAHESDPTYPATILSASDWNSKVLFTLSDVNVDSPNAKLREHAKEVLMREVTWAEHLQNMGNVMVRLRGPENENLASIVLAKTKGRWLIQVPITNPELATFEHRKDATAEEVSEAESNDPWNWWNNLCMVTKHSTKLKVVVELNDADRPCKETVRRWLGEPIEAIIIPSSLFVRNRSNYCVLKKEWQIIVGHFISVRANIIISTNPNDKALCQYADYVNKLINENGDKHALKSYENMLEVPLQPLCENLDSYTYEVFENDPVKYRLYQDAVQAALLDRVSAAEAKTKLTVVMLLGGGRGPLARAIFNAAELSKRKVRLYIIEKNPNAIRTLSNMVKMLWADKDVHIFSKDMRDFSPPELADIMVSELLGSFGDNELSPECLDGALKLLKPDGISIPYKSTSYINPLMSRVLYQNVCQALPTESAFDYGYVSLLKNIYHIDEPQALFVFEHPNRAENIDNTRCKALSFQVKKDCVLHGIGGYFDTHLYKDICLSINPLTHTPGMFSWFPMFFPTRPRTLKEGQTISIKFWRCVDATKVWYEWQVVNSPDDWEHHNTGGTGYNMRL